From a single Cotesia glomerata isolate CgM1 linkage group LG6, MPM_Cglom_v2.3, whole genome shotgun sequence genomic region:
- the LOC123267613 gene encoding uncharacterized protein LOC123267613 produces the protein MSDREILFHENLMKCRSSTVNTRHAHLKKLQSMNIDINNLNNDNIVDILKQLQTTSNKNGRKLTPSYMNIIYSTLRRWNPSLTVKISKLGFSRRGRLVIDNPMNNIEIIGLKELIITIFRYAVTFKAINYLRVPSRATIDTAIAMVLILITNLSFNQLVKLRVRDLKTIAHDNSISITIKSRNSAVKVKKMANLYNPLFICVVNMVLSREEFMKRNFINNVDVKYNRVNIYDYNDEDYCDRINVNKIDDDDVQVISCKKDSINKTIHELYMRFHKKKSTISLGITLIEKMKKIKKIKDDLIDTEKILSLLSETNDDKEDSESSNAMDI, from the coding sequence ATGTCTGAtcgtgaaattttatttcatgaaaatttaatgaaatgtcGTTCTTCAACAGTTAATACTCGTCATGCCCATTTAAAAAAGTTGCAAAGTatgaatattgatattaataatttaaataacgaCAATATTGTCGACATTTTAAAGCAATTACAGACAACTTCGAATAAAAATGGCCGAAAATTAACTCCTAGTTATATGAATATCATATATTCCACATTACGTAGATGGAATCCTTCATTAACTGTTAAAATCAGTAAGCTTGGTTTCTCACGACGGGGTCGCTTGGTTATAGATAATCCAATGAacaatattgaaataattggTTTAAAAGAGTTGATAATCACTATCTTTAGATATGCAGTGACATTTAAAGCGATTAATTACCTTAGAGTACCATCTCGAGCTACTATTGATACTGCTATAGCTATGGTATTGATCCTCATAACAAATTTGAGTTTTAATCAACTGGTTAAACTACGTGTTCGTGACTTGAAAACAATTGCACATGATAATTCTATTTCTATAACTATAAAATCAAGAAATTCTGcagttaaagtaaaaaaaatggcaAACTTATACAACCCACTGTTCATTTGTGTCGTTAACATGGTATTAAGCCGCGAGGAGTTCATGAaacgaaattttattaataatgttgATGTTAAATATAATCGGGTCAATATTTATGATTACAATGATGAAGATTATTGCGATCGGATTAACGTTAATAAAATCGATGATGACGATGTACAAGTGATTTCTTGTAAAAAAGATTccattaataaaacaattcacGAGCTGTATATGCgatttcataaaaagaaaTCTACGATTTCATTAGGAATAACactaatagaaaaaatgaaaaaaattaagaagattAAAGATGATCTGATTGATACGGAAAAGATTTTGAGTCTATTATCTGAGACTAATGATGATAAAGAAGATAGTGAATCATCAAATGCAATGGATATATAG